The Gilliamella apicola genome window below encodes:
- a CDS encoding chorismate mutase: MEYNSTRSPKQCYDMNDIRTEIDKIDHTVIKLFATRFEYVKAASKFKKNANDVQAKARFDSMLEQRKLWANELGLNGDVIKELYANLVRYFIDEELKQFNNKEK, encoded by the coding sequence ATGGAATATAACTCTACCCGATCACCTAAACAATGTTACGATATGAATGATATTCGTACTGAGATCGATAAAATTGATCATACTGTTATAAAACTATTTGCTACTCGTTTTGAATATGTCAAAGCTGCTAGTAAATTTAAGAAAAATGCTAATGATGTACAAGCAAAAGCCCGTTTTGACAGCATGCTTGAACAACGAAAGCTTTGGGCAAATGAGTTAGGGCTAAATGGTGATGTGATCAAAGAGTTATATGCTAATTTGGTTCGTTATTTTATTGATGAAGAATTAAAACAATTTAATAATAAAGAAAAATAA